In Aspergillus fumigatus Af293 chromosome 4, whole genome shotgun sequence, one genomic interval encodes:
- the creB gene encoding uncharacterized protein: protein MGSFLRSFRHNGGSTAPSVGAVPAKKEPQPPPMTPLEKRLLDMGPIREDGSDKFYGMENYGNTCYCNSILQCLYYSVPFREAVINYPTRTPIESLEAALAKSLRYPNPNAQLEAEAQAEKQKAANAQRPGMPPNPQQKPEDKDSPEYKKKMALQTLPLLETQNNASSYGMSESLFTSLKDIFESVVGSQSRIGIIRPQQFLEVLRRDHEMFRTAMHQDAHEFLNLLLNEVVANVEAEASKQPPIEKSLPAPETADSVDQSSSTGSKTPNTTRWVHELFEGLLTSETQCLTCEKVSQRDEVFLDLSVDLEQHSSVTSCLRKFSAEEMLCERNKFHCDNCGGLQEAEKRMKIKRLPRILALHLKRFKYTEDLQRLQKLFHRVVYPYHLRLFNTTDDAEDPDRLYELYAVVVHIGGGPYHGHYVAIIKTEDRGWLLFDDEMVEPVDKNYVKNFFGDKPGLACAYVLFYQETTLEAVLKEQEQENMDSNLAATDANDTILKQNGFPQSPLAHVHSASQIPSHEDNLRPNGLRRAPTAPQLSTHHEHGDPESAPFSPLSPLSPLSPLSPLSQTPPVPPVPERVTTVATPPKNDALAKKERAREEKERKAAEKEREKAEKLRRKEQEARMKENQRREEAELKAALEMSKASKAEEDRRLSHENGKEKQGGSLSRLKRGSKSLSHRLGKDKETRSVSSDLPPVPIPEHSTLSQTGPTSEQQQQQQQQQSPPNHDQPPNSPQLGKPTIREDEQVNHKDSKHERTGHGKWRSFSLRKKSFSILS, encoded by the exons ATGGGGTCGTTCCTGAGGAGTTTTCGCCATAATGGG GGATCTACTGCGCCTTCGGTCGGAGCGGTCCCCGCCAAAAAAGAACCACAGCCTCCCCCGATGACGCCTCTAGAAAAGAGGCTACTGGACATGGGCCCGATTAGGGAGGATGGAAGCGACAAGTTTTATGGCATGGAGAAT TATGGAAATACATG CTACTGTAATTCGATATTGCAATGTCTCTATTACTCGGTTCCTTTTCGCGAAGCGGTGATCAATTATCCTACGAGGACGCCGATAGAGAGTTTGGAAGCCGCACTGGCGAAGAGTCTCCGTTATCCGAACCCGAACGCGCAGCTGGAAGCGGAAGCTCAAGCTGAGAAGCAGAAAGCTGCCAATGCTCAGCGACCTGGCATGCCGCCAAATCCGCAGCAGAAgcccgaggacaaggacTCGCCAGAATataagaagaagatggcactGCAGACCCTCCCTCTCCTGGAAACACAGAACAACGCCTCAAGCTACGGCATGTCTGAGTCACTCTTTACATCTTTGAAGGACATTTTCGAGTCCGTCGTTGGGAGTCAGTCCCGCATCGGCATTATACGTCCGCAACAGTTCTTGGAGGTCCTCAGGCGAGACCACGAAATGTTCAGGACGGCCATGCATCAAGATGCACATGAATTTCTGAATCTATTACTCAACGAAGTTGTCGCTAACGTCGAAGCCGAGGCTTCCAAACAGCCTCCTATAGAAAAAAGCCTTCCTGCGCCAGAGACTGCTGACTCCGTAGATCAATCGTCGAGTACCGGCTCGAAGACTCCCAATACTACTCGCTGGGTTCACGAACTATTTGAAGGTCTCTTGACCTCAGAAACGCAGTGCCTTACATGCGAAAAGGTATCTCAGCGTGACGAAGTGTTTTTGGACCTTTCCGTGGATCTGGAGCAACATTCATCAGTCACATCTTGCTTAAGGAAATTTTCCGCCGAGGAGATGCTCTGTGAACGAAATAAATTCCACTGTGACAACTGTGGTGGTCTTCAAGAGGCTGAAAAGAGGATGAAAATCAAGCGCTTGCCGCGCATCCTAGCATTACACCTCAAACGGTTCAAATACACAGAGGACCTTCAGAGACTGCAGAAATTGTTCCATCGAGTGGTTTATCCATATCATCTCCGTCTGTTCAATACCACCGATGACGCCGAAGACCCCGATCGCCTCTACGAGCTGTATGCGGTCGTGGTGCATATTGGTGGTGGGCCATATCACGGACACTATGTTGCGATCATCAAAACTGAAGATCGAGGATGGCTGCTTTTCGATGACGAGATGGTCGAGCCGGTGGACAAGAACTATGTCAAAAACTTTTTTGGCGATAAGCCGGGTCTAGCATGTGCTTATGTTCTCTTCTACCAGGAAACTACCCTTGAGGCTGTCTTgaaggaacaggaacaggagaATATGGACTCGAATCTGGCGGCTACCGACGCAAATGACACTATCTTGAAGCAGAACGGGTTCCCTCAGTCGCCTTTGGCCCACGTGCACAGCGCTTCTCAGATCCCTTCCCACGAAGATAACCTCCGGCCGAATGGCCTTAGGCGAGCCCCTACCGCGCCTCAGCTTTCTACTCACCACGAGCATGGAGACCCCGAGAGCGCTCCTTTCAGTCCGCTTTCTCCGCTCTCTCCGCTTTCTCCGCTCTCTCCGCTTTCTCAGACCCCTCCTGTCCCTCCCGTTCCGGAGAGAGTCACCACAGTTGCAACCCCACCAAAGAATGATGCgctggccaagaaggaacGGGCCcgggaagaaaaggaacgAAAAGCggctgagaaggaaagagaaaaggcTGAAAAGCTGCGCCGCAAGGAACAGGAAGCAAGAATGAAGGAGAACCAACGCCGTGAGGAAGCTGAGCTAAAAGCCGCGCTAGAAATGAGCAAAGCGTCCAAGGCCGAGGAAGACCGTCGCCTTAGCCATGAAAACGGCAAGGAGAAACAAGGTGGTAGTCTGAGCCGATTGAAACGGGGCAGCAAAAGCTTGAGTCACAGGCTCGGCAAGGACAAAGAGACGCGGAGTGTGTCGTCGGATCTACCGCCTGTACCTATCCCGGAGCATTCAACCCTTTCGCAGACTGGCCCAACAtcagagcaacaacagcaacaacaacaacaacaatcaCCTCCAAATCACGACCAGCCACCAAATTCACCCCAGCTCGGCAAGCCTACGATAAGAGAGGACGAGCAAGTGAACCACAAAGACTCCAAACATGAACGTACCGGACATGGAAAATGGAGAAGTTTCAGTCTCAGAAAGAAGTCGTTCAGCATTCTGTCATAG
- a CDS encoding histidine--tRNA ligase translates to MKFNFQSGFLRSARQAIVDPIVVVPVRRTLPSAAAVRPTTLTLSSSDPTIPHYRHSSSLTLRYSRPVDTMPKDNKNSFNLKTPKGTKDWSGSDVLLRDRIFSTIADVFKRHGGTALDTPVFELREILAGKYGEDSKLIYDLQDQGGELCSLRYDLTVPFARWLAMNPDVRSIKRYHIAKVYRRDQPAVSKGRMREFYQCDFDIAGAFDPMVSDAEVLRIVTEVFEELGWQGRYTIKANHRKILDGVFEVCGVPPEKIRPISSAVDKLDKMSWADVRKEMVEEKGLHGEVADKIEKYVAGKGARDLLESLWKDESLTANASAKAGLEEMGLLMDYLEAFGCLDKISFDMSLARGLDYYTGVIYEVVTEGSAPAISSSAPEAQKLQKSGKKDKSKSGNLDDEDRSNDPTLGVGSVAAGGRYDNLVGMFLPKAQIPCVGVSFGVDRIFSITKARLEREKSTEALRSSEVDVFVMAFGGKGFTGMLKERMDVCQRLWNAGIKAEFSYKIKPKLPQQFKAAEQGGVPFAVILGEDELAAGQVRIKELGLEEGHPEKEGVLVDLAALTDEVKARLAKKQSQTSAKADISGVTQQLEAIKVEAPKTEDAGV, encoded by the exons ATGAAGTTCAACTTTCAATCCGGCTTTTTGCGCTCTGCACGACAAGCAATTGTTGATCCTATTGTCGTCGTACCTGTCCGTCGGACCCTTCCCAGCGCAGCAGCCGTCCGCCCAACAACCCTCACTCTCTCTTCCAGCGACCCCACCATCCCCCACTACCGCCACTCTTCTTCCCTCACCCTCAGATATTCGCGCCCGGTAGACACGATGCCAAAGGATAACAAGAATTCCTTCAACCTCAAGACGCCCAAGGGCACAAAGGACTGGTCCGGGTCCGACGTACTCCTCCGCGACCGGATCTTCTCGACCATTGCCGATGTCTTCAAGCGTCACGGCGGCACGGCGCTCGACACACCCGTTTTCGAGCTGCGTGAGATCCTGGCCGGAAAATATGGCGAGGACTCCAAGCTTATCTACGACCTCCAGGATCAAGGTGGCGAGCTCTGCTCTCTTCGCTACGATCTGACCGTCCCCTTTGCTCGCTGGCTCGCCATGAACCCCGACGTGCGCAGCATCAAACGCTACCACATTGCCAAGGTGTATCGCCGTGATCAGCCTGCTGTGAGCAAGGGCCGCATGCGCGAGTTCTACCAATGTGATTTTGATATTGCCGGTGCTTTTGATCCTATGGTTTCCGATGCAGAGGTTCTACGGATCGTGACAGAAGTCTTTGAGGAGCTTGGATGGCAGGGGCGTTATACTATCAAGGCCAACCACCGAAAGATCCTGGACGGTGTCTTCGAGGTCTGCGGGGTGCCGCCCGAGAAGATCCGTCCTATCTCTAGCGCCGTTGATAAGCTGGATAAAATGTCCTGGGCCGATGTGCGGAAGGAAATggtcgaggagaagggaCTGCATGGCGAGGTGGCTGACAAGATCGAGAAGTACGTGGCTGGCAAGGGCGCTCGGGATCTACTCGAGTCCCTATGGAAGGACGAGTCTTTAACTGCGAACGCGTCGGCCAAGGCtggtctggaggagatgggATTGCTCATGGACTACCTTGAAGCCTTCGGATGTCTCGACAAAATTTCCTTTGACATGTCTCTGGCGCGAGGACTGGACTACTACACAGGTGTCATCTACGAGGTTGTTACGGAAGGTTCTGCGCCTGCCATCTCGTCCTCCGCCCCCGAAGCACAGAAGCTCCAGAAGTCCGGAAAGAAGGACAAGTCCAAGAGCGGAAACCTCGACGATGAGGACAGATCAAACGACCCTACACTAGGTGTTGGCAGTGTTGCCGCGGGTGGCCGCTACGACAACCTCGTAGGCATGTTCTTGCCCAAGGCTCAGATTCCTTGTGTTGGTGTCTCATTCGGAGTCGACCGtatcttctccatcaccaAGGCCAGACTCGAACGGGAAAAGAGCACCGAGGCACTGCGCAGCAGCGAAGTCGATGTCTTTGTCATGGCCTTTGGTGGAAAGGGCTTCACCGGTATGCTCAAGGAGCGTATGGATGTATGCCAGAGACTCTGGAACGCTGGAATCAAG GCTGAATTCTCCTACAAGATCAAGCCCAAACTCCCCCAACAATTCAAGGCAGCCGAACAAGGAGGCGTCCCCTTCGCCGTCATCCTCGGCGAGGACGAACTCGCCGCTGGCCAGGTTCGTATTAAGGAATTGGGACTCGAGGAAGGCCATCCGGAGAAGGAAGGTGTGCTGGTCGACCTGGCTGCCCTCACCGACGAGGTCAAAGCCAGACTGGCCAAGAAACAGAGCCAGACGTCAGCGAAGGCAGATATTTCCGGCGTAACGCAACAGCTTGAAGCCATCAAGGTTGAAGCTCCCAAGACCGAGGATGCGGGGGTTTAA
- a CDS encoding putative ubiquinone biosynthesis monooxgenase (Coq6) — protein sequence MRPLSRSALRPYICPSCRSGAVLRRRFATQPSSVPEIYDVVCVGGGPAGLGLLAALRASPATSKLKVALIETQDLSKARSWKLEPHQFSNRVSSLTPSSVSFLQRIGAWDHVDASRAQVYQEMQVWDGETGSRISFDWSMETSPFEDLPTVATMTENANLVRGLLSRIEVSGEENLSIFSNTTVSSIENGIDYSSGPDLSAWPVLSLSPSGPAGQSQAPSRIAARLLVGADGINSPVRRWAGITTDGWDYDRHGVVATLSLSEPVSPAFPTGTRTAYQRFLPSLGGPVALLPLPNNTATLVWSTTVENAAYLKSLSPRAFIAMVNAAFRLSMADLKYMINMERPANPIADAENPHEDELTWRLQHTPQPSHIPPMVNGVQEGSVASFPLRFRHASSYISPRVALVGDAAHVIHPLAGQGLNLGLGDVASLSKTIEYAVNHGMDVGDILTLERYAAERYATNAKIGAACDVLHKLYNVPGQGPVTWARSFGLDVIDRLPFVKSFLMKNAQG from the exons ATGCGCCCTCTTTCTCGGTCGGCGCTCCGGCCCTATATCTGTCCCTCCTGTCGATCGGGGGCTGTGTTACGCAGGAGATTCGCGACTCAACCCTCCTCTGTACCCGAGATCTATGATGTAGTTTGTGTCGGAGGAGGCCCTGCGGGCCTGGGGCTATTGGCCGCTCTCA gagcttctccagccactTCAAAACTCAAGGTCGCTCTTATTGAGACACAGGATCTAAGCAAGGCCCGCTCGTGGAAGCTCGAACCGCACCAGTTCTCCAACCGAGTCAGCAGTTTGACACCGTCATCTGTGTCGTTCCTCCAGAGAATCGGTGCGTGGGATCATGTCGATGCGAGTCGTGCTCAGGTGTACCAGGAGATGCAGGTTTGGGACGGAGAGACAGGATCGCGCATATCATTCGACTGGTCCATGGAAACATCTCCCTTCGAGGATCTCCCCACTGtagcgacgatgacggagAATGCGAATCTTGTCCGTGGCCTGCTATCACGTATCGAGGTATCAGGTGAAGAGAAtctttccatcttctcaAATACAACGGTTTCGTCGATAGAGAATGGCATTGATTACTCGAGTGGGCCGGATCTGTCGGCTTGGCCGGTTCTGTCACTCTCTCCTTCTGGCCCCGCGGGACAATCCCAGGCACCTTCGCGCATTGCTGCCAGGCTCTTGGTCGGTGCCGACGGTATCAACAGTCCCGTTCGTCGCTGGGCGGGCATCACGACGGATGGCTGGGACTACGATAGGCATGGTGTAGTAGCCACCCTATCTCTGTCGGAACCCGTTTCGCCTGCATTTCCCACCGGCACCAGAACTGCCTACCAGCGTTTCCTGCCATCCTTAGGCGGTCCTGTTGctctgcttcctcttcccaaCAACACCGCAACTCTAGTCTGGTCCACCACTGTCGAAAATGCAGCCTACCTGAAGTCTCTGTCGCCGAGAGCCTTCATCGCCATGGTAAACGCTGCGTTCCGTCTTTCCATGGCCGATCTCAAGTATATGATAAACATGGAACGCCCAGCAAACCCGATCGCCGATGCTGAGAATCCCCACGAAGACGAACTTACATGGCGCCTGCAACATACCCCTCAGCCATCCCACATCCCTCCTATGGTCAACGGAGTTCAAGAAGGCAGCGTGGCCTCCTTCCCGCTACGCTTTCGCCACGCATCGAGCTACATTTCGCCCCGAGTAGCTCTGGTCGGTGACGCGGCCCACGTCATCCACCCACTGGCCGGGCAAGGTCTCAACCTCGGTCTCGGGGACGTGGCTTCCCTCTCCAAGACGATCGAGTACGCCGTCAACCACGGGATGGATGTCGGTGATATCCTGACTCTGGAGCGGTATGCCGCAGAGCGATACGCCACAAACGCCAAGATCGGCGCTGCCTGCGATGTCCTGCACAAGCTGTATAATGTGCCCGGACAGGGGCCGGTTACTTGGGCTCGGAGCTTTGGTCTCGATGTCATTGACCGCTTACCGTTTGTCAAGAGTTTCTTAATGAAAAATGCGCAGGGCTGA
- the atg24 gene encoding sorting nexin-4 → MDQHDDFDSVSWRQDPESDISRPTTSGTDADESLEYNRDTNGKRRMSSVHEDPPQAGPLADAVDLAGIGDGVLECRVDSPLKENDGTKDAYISYLVTTHTDFKSFQKPDFAVRRRFTDFYFLYKTLYREYPACAVPPLPEKHKMEYVTGDRFGPEFTSRRAWSLHRFLKRLTLHPVLRRAPLLAIFLESPDWNAHMRLHSTRTSTGNSDGSGTGIFDNFTDTFVNAFTKVHKPDRRFIEVKEKADKLDEDLNHVEKIVARVARRESDLEADYNDLATQFRKLVPLEPDVEVPLQIFAASVEETARGFKMLKDHTDQNYLGSLRDMEAYIVSVKALLKTREQKQLDFEALVDYRNKAVAERDSLAANPSSYYASNPLTSSPASFIRSKMEDMRGVDHEQSRRERVRKLELRIDELTREVESAKTTSEMFDEEVVREVADFERIKAVEFRDTLGALAEKHIDFFQGAINTWERFVAEMEGDLDNDPEMSEHGRGGGVAA, encoded by the exons ATGGATCAGCACGACGACTTTGATAGCGTCTCATGGAGACAGGACCCGGAGAGCGACATCTCTCGGCCCACCACGTCAGGAACAGACGCGGATGAGTCGCTAGAATACAACCGTGATACCAATGGCAAGCGGAGGATGAGTTCAGTTCACGAAGACCCGCCTCAGGCCGGGCCGCTGGCGGACGCCGTGGACCTGGCGGGTATCGGGGATGGGGTGCTGGAATGTCGAGTTGATTCACCCTTGAAAGAGAATGATGGAACTAAGGATGCGTACATTTCGTATCTCGTCACTACACAT ACAGATTTCAAGTCTTTTCAGAAGCCAGACTTTGCTGTACGAAGGCGATTTACCGATTTCTATTTTCTGTACAAGACGCTTTACCGGGAATATCCTGCCTGCGCGGTCCCGCCGTTGCCAGAGAAGCATAAGATGGAGTACGTGACGGGGGATCGGTTCGGGCCGGAGTTCACTTCTCGTCGCGCTTGGTCGTTACATCGGTTCTTGAAGCGCTTGACATTGCACCCTGTCCTTCGTCGAGCTCCGTTGCTCGCCATTTTCCTCGAATCGCCAGACTGGAATGCGCACATGCGACTACACTCTACCCGTACCTCGACGGGTAACTCGGATGGAAGCGGCACGGGGATATTCGACAACTTTACGGACACATTTGTCAATGCATTCACAAAGGTTCACAAGCCAGACCGTCGTTTCATCgaagtcaaggagaaggccgacAAGCTGGATGAGGATCTCAACCATGTTGAGAAGATCGTTGCCCGAGTAGCGCGTCGGGAGAGCGATCTTGAGGCAGACTACAACGATCTTGCGACGCAATTCCGGAAACTTGTGCCTCTCGAGCCGGATGTCGAGGTCCCGCTACAAATCTTCGCTGCATCGGTGGAGGAGACTGCGAGGGGTTTCAAAATGCTCAAAGACCACACGGATCAGAACTATCTGGGCTCTCTACGGGATATGGAAGCATACATTGTCTCCGTCAAAGCCCTTCTCAAGACCCGCGAGCAAAAACAACTCGACTTTGAAGCGCTGGTCGATTATCGGAATAAAGCAGTGGCTGAGCGGGACTCGCTTGCCGCCAACCCATCTTCCTACTACGCCTCTAACCCTTTAACTTCATCGCCTGCCTCATTCATCCGCTCCAAGATGGAAGACATGCGCGGAGTAGACCACGAACAATCGCGTCGGGAGCGTGTCcggaagctggagctgcgcaTCGACGAGCTCACCCGGGAGGTGGAATCGGCCAAGACCACATCAGAGATGTTCGACGAAGAGGTTGTCCGCGAAGTAGCCGACTTTGAACGGATAAAGGCGGTCGAGTTCCGAGATACGCTAGGGGCTCTTGCCGAGAAGCACATCGACTTTTTCCAGGGTGCGATAAATACCTGGGAGAGATTCGTTGCTGAAATGGAAGGGGACCTCGATAACGATCCAGAGATGTCGGAACATGGTCGCGGAGGGGGTGTGGCAGCATAG
- the kexB gene encoding kexin kexB → MRFLGSIALVLSSISVASANVRSRSYDTHEFFALHLDDSASPSHVAQLLGARHEGQIGELANHHTFSIPRERSSDLDALLERARAARKIRRRARDDATSQEQHNDALGGILWSQKLAPKKRLVKRVPPPERLARTFATGKEDPVAAQSQKRIASTLGITDPIFNGQWHLFNTVQLGHDLNVTGVWMEGITGKGVTTAVVDDGLDMYSNDLKPNYFPEGSYDFNDHTPEPRPRLSDDKHGTRCAGEIAAARNDVCGVGVAYDSRVAGVRILSKAIDDADEATAINFAYQENDIFSCSWGPPDDGATMEGPGILIKRAFVNGVQNGRGGKGSIFVFAAGNGASFEDNCNFDGYTNSIYSITVGAIDREGNHPSYSESCSAQLVVAYSSGSGDAIHTTDVGTDKCYSFHGGTSAAGPLAAGTVALALSARPELTWRDAQYLMVETAVPIHEDDGSWQVTKAGRKFSHDWGYGKVDAYALVQKAKTWELVKPQAWFHSPWLRVQHKVPQGDQGLASSYEVTEQMMKNANIARLEHVTVTMNVNHTRRGDLSVELRSPEGIVSHLSTTRKSDNEKAGYVDWTFMTVAHWGESGVGRWTVIVKDTNVNEFTGEFIDWRLNLWGEAIDGANQKPHPFPDEHDDDHSIEDAIVATTSVETGPTKTGVPGSTDDTINRPVNAKPVETQTPSPAETTATKLAPPAETRPAATATSSPTPPAASDSFLPSFMPTFGASKRTQIWIYAAIGSIIVFCIGLGIYFQVQRRKRILNNPRDDYDFEMIEDENALHGGNGRSGRTQRRGGELYNAFAGESDEEEPLFSDEDDEPYRDRAPSEDRLRDTSSDDRSLRHGDH, encoded by the exons ATGCGATTTCTGGGGAGTATAGCTCTAGTCTTGAGCTCCATCTCTGTAGCCTCTGCAAACGTCCGGTCTCGATCCTACGATACCCACGAGTTCTTCGCTCTCCACCTCGACGACTCCGCTTCGCCATCCCATGTCGCTCAGCTCCTGGGCGCTCGCCATGAGGGTCAAATCGGAGAACTCGCAAACCATCACACATTCTCGATACCTCGGGAGCGCAGCTCAGACTTAGATGCGTTGTTGGAACGTGCACGTGCCGCGAGGAAGATTCGGCGCCGTGCGAGAGATGATGCCACGTCGCAAGAGCAGCACAATGATGCACTGGGTGGGATCCTCTGGTCACAAAAGCTGGCGCCCAAGAAGCGTTTAGTGAAGCGAGTACCACCGCCCGAGAGGCTCGCGAGAACGTTCGCGACCGGCAAAGAGGACCCAGTAGCGGCCCAGTCTCAGAAGCGAATCGCCTCCACGCTCGGGATTACGGATCCCATCTTTAATGGACAGTGGCACTTATTTAATACTGTACAGCTCGGTCATGATCTTAATGTTACTGGGGTATGGATGGAAGGTATAACTGGAAAGGGTGTCACTACGGCGGTGGTCGATGACGGATTGGATATGTACAGCAATGACCTTAAGCCAAACTACTTCCCCGAAGGCTCTTACGATTTCAACGACCACACTCCAGAACCTCGGCCACGACTTAGCGATGACAAGCATGGTACAAGATGCGCTGGAGAGATTGCAGCGGCGCGAAACGACGTTTGTGGAGTTGGCGTTGCATACGACAGCAGGGTTGCTGGGGTCCGGATTCTCTCCAAGGCTATCGACGACGCTGATGAGGCGACGGCCATCAACTTCGCCTACCAGGAAAACGATATTTTCTCGTGCTCTTGGGGTCCTCCCGATGATGGTGCGACCATGGAAGGTCCCGGCATATTGATCAAGCGGGCCTTTGTCAATGGCGTCCAGAACGGTCGCGGCGGGAAGGGCTCGATATTCGTGTTTGCGGCTGGGAACGGTGCAAGCTTCGAGGATAATTGCAATTTCGACGGCTATACGAATAGCATTTACAGTATCACTGTAGGTGCTATTGACCGGGAAGGAAATCACCCCAGCTATTCCGAGTCTTGCTCCGCACAGTTAGTGGTCGCTTACAGTAGTGGCTCGGGCGACGCAATCCACACCACTGACGTTGGAACTGACAAATGTTACTCTTTTCATGGTGGGACATCGGCGGCAGGACCTTTGGCCGCGGGGACGGTAGCACTGGCTCTCAGCGCTCGCCCGGAACTGACATGGCGCGATGCGCAATATCTCATGGTGGAAACAGCCGTCCCGATTCATGAAGACGACGGTAGTTGGCAGGTCACCAAGGCTGGAAGGAAGTTCAGTCATGACTGGGGCTATGGCAAAGTCGATGCGTACGCCCTGGTTCAGAAAGCCAAGACCTGGGAGTTGGTGAAGCCGCAAGCCTGGTTCCACTCCCCTTGGCTCCGGGTACAGCACAAAGTCCCTCAAGGCGACCAGGGTCTAGCCAGTTCGTACGAGGTGACtgagcagatgatgaagaacgCGAACATTGCCAGGTTGGAGCATGTTACGGTGACCATGAATGTCAATCATACACGCCGTGGTGATCTTAGCGTCGAGCTACGCAGTCCTGAAGGCATTGTCAGCCATCTAAGCACCACAAGAAAGTCGGATAATGAAAAAGCGGGCTATGTCGACTGGACTTTCATGACTGTTGCTCATTG GGGCGAGTCGGGCGTGGGAAGATGGACTGTAATTGTCAAAGACACCAATGTGAATGAGTTCACCGGAGAGTTCATTGATTGGCGACTGAATCTCTGGGGAGAGGCTATCGACGGCGCCAACCAAAAGCCTCATCCCTTTCCCGATGAACATGACGATGATCACAGCATCGAGGATGCTATTGTGGCTACCACCAGTGTGGAAACAGGACCTACCAAGACCGGTGTCCCCGGCTCCACGGACGACACCATAAATCGCCCTGTGAACGCAAAGCCCGTTGAAACTCAGACACCATCACCCGCTGAAACGACCGCAACCAAACTAGCTCCACCCGCCGAGACCAGGCCGGCTGCTACGGCGACATCTTCTCCCACACCTCCTGCGGCGTCCGACAGCTTCCTGCCAAGCTTCATGCCCACATTCGGGGCTTCCAAGAGGACGCAGATCTGGATCTATGCCGCCATCGGATCCATTATTGTGTTCTGTATTGGTCTGGGGATCTACTTCCAGGTGCAGCGACGCAAGCGCATTCTCAACAACCCCCGTGACGACTATGATTTCGAAATGATCGAGGACGAGAACGCGCTCCACGGCGGCAACGGGCGTTCGGGTCGCACTCAGCGCCGAGGTGGCGAGCTGTATAATGCCTTTGCAGGAGAAagcgatgaggaggagcCTTTGTTcagtgacgaggatgatgagcCTTACAGAGACAGAGCTCCAAGTGAGGATCGTCTCCGCGACACCTCAAGCGATGACCGTAGTCTGAGACACGGTGACCACTGA
- the trr1 gene encoding thioredoxin-disulfide reductase TRR1 has protein sequence MVHTKVTIDCLLCWLYVLLTWYPFKIVIGSGPAAHTAAIYLSRAELKPVLYEGMLANGTAAGGQLTTTTDIENFPGFPDGIGGAELMENMRKQSIRFGTEVITETISRVDLSSKPFKLWTEWNDGPDKEPACTADAVIIATGANARRLNLPGEETYWQNGISACAVCDGAVPIFRNKPLYVIGGGDSAAEEAMFLAKYGSSVTVLVRRDKLRASKAMAKRLLAHPKVTVRFNTVATEVLGEKKPNGLMTHLRIKNTVTGEEEIVDANGLFYAVGHDPATALVKGQIDLDEDGYIITKPGTSYTSREGVFACGDVQDKRYRQAITSAGSGCIAALEAEKFIAEAESPEEEPVAVSAQKSADNSTIQPAAQEVNGDVKKDPKGAVPEYKSNPLL, from the exons ATGGTGCACACAAAAGTT ACCATTGATTGTCTGCTTTGTTGGTTGTACGTGTTACTGACGTGGTATCCTTTCAAAATAGTTATCGGCTCCGGCCCCGCTGCCCACACCGCAGCTATCTATCTGTCGAGAGCGGAACTCAAACCTGTTCTCTATGAGGGTATGCTGGCCAATGGAACGGCCGCTGGCGGCCAGCTCACCACTACGACCGACATCGAGAACTTCCCCGGGTTCCCCGATGGCATTGGTGGCGCGGAGCTCATGGAGAACATGCGCAAGCAGTCCATCCGGTTCGGCACAGAGGTGATCACTGAGACTATCTCCAGAGTCGATCTGTCCTCGAAACCGTTCAAGCTATGGACAGAATGGAACGATGGCCCTGATAAGGAGCCCGCTTGTACCGCGGATGCCGTCATCATTGCTACCGGCGCCAATGCTCGTCGTCTCAACTTGCCCGGCGAAGAGACCTACTGGCAGAATGGAATTAGCGCCTGCGCCGTCTGTGATGGTGCGGTGCCTATTTTCCGCAACAAGCCCCTGTACGTGATCGGTGGGGGTGACTCTGCTGCCGAAGAGGCCATGTTCCTGGCCAAGTACGGCAGCAGCGTCACCGTGCTTGTCCGGCGTGACAAACTCCGCGCCAGCAAGGCGATGGCCAAGCGTCTGCTGGCTCACCCCAAGGTGACCGTTCGCTTCAACACCGTTGCCACTGAGGTGctgggagagaagaagcccaACGGCCTGATGACTCACTTGAGGATCAAGAACACCGTtaccggcgaggaggagattgtcGACGCCAACGGTCTCTTCTATGCTGTTGGTCATGACCCCGCCACTGCCCTCGTTAAGGGCCAGATCGACctcgatgaggatggatacatcatcaccaagccAGGCACCAGCTATACCAGCCGCGAGGGTGTGTTTGCTTGTGGCGACGTCCAGGACAAGCGTTACCGCCAGGCTATCACCAGTGCAG GATCCGGTTGCATTGCTGCTCTCGAGGCCGAAAAGTTTATTGCCGAAGCCGAAAGCCCCGAGGAAGAGCCTGTCGCCGTATCCGCTCAGAAGTCCGCCGATAACTCCACCATCCAGCCCGCCGCTCAGGAGGTCAACGGTGATGTCAAGAAGGACCCTAAGGGCGCCGTTCCAGAATACAAGTCGAACCCTCTTCTCTAA